One genomic region from Sphingobacterium sp. UGAL515B_05 encodes:
- a CDS encoding RagB/SusD family nutrient uptake outer membrane protein produces MKSTLYTSCRQLSFLGLLFMALEGCSVDLIPQDRIAEEKVWADPNSAELYVSGIYAEFKKFQFGQFPNLGYDNAMDALADGMKFTSNTAGNGTVNILVSNSNQFSSASVGLNYWASGYERIRRINEMINGINTKSSLSDAQKQVYEAEGRFVRAYAYFWLVKIHGSVILFKSMDQYTEKDHERSSEEAVYDFILEDLQYAVDHLPLNNLAGRATQGAAYTLMARVGLYAGSIAKYDLKQFNQDPLTGISQARSAEYFKKSADAAQKVIDMANGGLYALDDNFASIFTNKTTKEAIFRVDFAAPDVTHQYDLGYAPPRDAPGNTLVYGVPTAELVNEFEMADGSKFSWQNAAQAAAPYTNREPRFYATILYNGATWKGRTLNTSTTDAIEGFTTFGASGDPKRTVTGYYVRKMLDPTNTTFVQNKSTQSWIEMRYAEVLLIMAEAKAQLGDFATATTYINQLRQKRGLNALSLANNNQAMAAVEHERKVELAFEGHRFWDLRRWRKAHLLLDNVKFTGHKISPNATGLTYEVVSADATNRSFSTKLYYLPIPENEVQLNGALTQIKGW; encoded by the coding sequence ATGAAATCAACTCTATATACCAGCTGTCGGCAGCTTTCATTTTTAGGCCTGTTGTTTATGGCGTTGGAAGGTTGTTCTGTCGATCTAATTCCACAGGACCGGATCGCAGAAGAGAAAGTGTGGGCTGACCCCAATTCGGCCGAACTATATGTGTCGGGTATCTATGCTGAATTTAAAAAATTCCAGTTTGGTCAATTTCCCAATTTAGGCTATGACAATGCAATGGATGCCTTAGCCGATGGAATGAAATTTACCTCAAATACGGCTGGGAATGGTACCGTCAATATTCTTGTATCCAACTCAAACCAGTTTTCTTCCGCAAGTGTGGGCCTGAATTATTGGGCGAGCGGATATGAACGTATCCGTCGTATCAATGAAATGATCAATGGGATTAACACCAAGTCCAGCCTTTCCGATGCTCAAAAACAGGTTTATGAGGCTGAGGGCAGGTTCGTGAGAGCATATGCTTATTTCTGGCTGGTAAAGATCCATGGAAGCGTGATTCTATTCAAGAGTATGGATCAGTATACTGAAAAAGATCACGAACGCTCGAGTGAGGAAGCCGTTTATGATTTTATCCTGGAGGATCTCCAATATGCGGTGGATCATCTTCCGCTCAACAATCTTGCTGGCCGGGCTACCCAGGGCGCGGCCTATACCTTGATGGCACGTGTAGGACTGTATGCAGGCTCTATTGCTAAATATGATCTCAAGCAGTTCAATCAGGATCCTTTGACGGGCATTTCACAGGCGAGGAGCGCGGAGTATTTTAAAAAATCAGCCGATGCAGCGCAAAAAGTCATCGATATGGCTAATGGGGGACTCTATGCCTTGGACGATAATTTTGCAAGCATTTTTACCAATAAAACTACAAAGGAAGCAATCTTTCGGGTAGATTTTGCAGCACCTGATGTCACGCATCAATACGACCTGGGCTATGCCCCACCTCGAGATGCTCCGGGTAATACATTGGTTTATGGTGTACCAACCGCGGAATTGGTCAATGAATTTGAAATGGCCGACGGATCCAAATTCTCCTGGCAGAATGCTGCGCAGGCAGCGGCTCCCTATACAAATCGTGAACCTCGTTTCTATGCGACGATCTTATACAATGGTGCAACCTGGAAAGGAAGAACACTGAATACGTCGACGACCGATGCGATAGAAGGATTTACAACATTTGGCGCGAGTGGTGACCCCAAACGTACCGTTACGGGATACTATGTACGCAAAATGCTTGATCCTACAAATACGACATTCGTTCAAAATAAAAGTACACAAAGCTGGATCGAAATGCGCTATGCCGAGGTCTTGTTGATTATGGCGGAAGCGAAAGCGCAATTGGGCGATTTTGCGACTGCAACTACCTACATCAATCAGCTCCGTCAGAAGCGTGGACTTAATGCCCTTAGCCTTGCCAACAATAATCAGGCAATGGCCGCAGTGGAGCACGAGCGCAAAGTTGAACTGGCTTTCGAGGGACATCGTTTCTGGGACTTGCGCCGTTGGAGAAAAGCTCACCTCCTGTTAGATAATGTGAAGTTTACAGGGCATAAGATCAGTCCGAACGCAACAGGATTAACGTATGAAGTTGTCTCAGCAGACGCAACCAACAGAAGTTTCAGTACAAAATTATATTATCTGCCCATACCTGAAAATGAAGTGCAGTTGAACGGCGCTTTGACTCAAATTAAAGGTTGGTAA